TAGGATTTCAGATTTTGGTAGGTGCTGAGCTGTATAGTGAGAATAAGTGAGGAAATTATGATGTACCTGAGAATATTTGAGGAATATAGTCGGTGAGGGTCAAAGGTGTAAATGTTGTAGAGGGTAGTTGAACAGCCCCCTATAAATAACCGAGAAACTATCATTAACGGGACATTGAATACAGAATAATTGCACACTTGTGTTCTGAAGAGGCTCTCGTGGTGTTATATTTCATTGGGCGCTACTTCTGAGGTTGTTGTGGTATCTTCCCATTCCAAAGGGTACTGTCCACCAACACCGCACACTCCATacatatttctcttttttttatatctTTTCTGGACCACAAGGATACCAATTTGAATACTAATGGTATGTATTTGCATAGATAGATGCAATATAATTACAATGTTTGTCAAAATTATGAGACACTACTCTGTTCTGCtggccaaccagccagcagtgctTCTCTCACACCGAATCagtaccagccaccagccagtcagcagtacttttttctcacaacaaatcagcaccagccactagccacagccagccgaacaaccACTAGCCACCAAAACTCGAGCTCAACCCCCTCTCATCTTATCAAATCCTTACTTTTGAATGTTGAGTCATTATCCCTTCACAATAAAAATTCATGCTATCTATGGAAGTTCgatttcaaatttgtagagCTAGGATAGTTCTTTATAAATTTTACCTATTTCGATAAATAGACTGTCATTGAGATTCTAGATTCTAGCTGACCGAAATTCTAAGGCCTCGTTTGGTTTTTAAGTtgctgtcacatcgaatattcggtTGTTAATTCGAATGTTCAAATGccaacttaatataaaactaattgcataagttgcaattaggactctagatgaatctattaagtataattaatacaCGATTAGCGGacgattactgtagcaattaatggtcaaattatggactaattaggcttaatagattcgtctcgtgattaagtCGCGGCTTataaaattagttttataatcagtctatatttagtactcctaatTGGTGTATAAACATGTGATGTAACGGGACTTATGActtaaactaaaaaaaatcaaacgagtTCTGAAGCGTCATGATCAGGGTGCAGTGCAAAACTTAGTTTGGGGACCGAAATGCAAAACTCGCCACTGCTAGACATGCCCATGGAGGAATGTTTGCAGTGAGGGGAAGCAAAAACGCAGACAAAACACATTGAAGAAAACCAAAACTCGAAGATGGTGAGGACGAGGAGGTCggtgctcctgctcctcctcgccctcgccctcacGATGCTCTCCCCCCTTGCGTTCTACACCAGCCGCCTCCCGACGGCGTTCAACCCCATCCGTAAGCGCGTGCTCCCCCGGCGTGATCTGTTTTGAGATTTGAGGCCGTCTTTTGTTGGCATTGGCGCTCTTACAGATTTGctgccttgtttttttttctttccagaAATGCGGGATTTCCCCGGAGAAATCACGAATCAGATGAGTGGGGTTTTcgggtttttttctttttgttttggttggtggatttgggaTTCTATATGGATTTTGGTTGGGGTTTTGACAGGTTTCTTTTTGGGTTGAATGGTGTGCTAGGGCCGTGGCGTCAAGGCAAACAAGCTGAATGCGCTTCCTCTGGTAAATTTTCACTCCCTTTTTTGGGTATTTTTCTTGACCAGGGTGACGAGTTATTATAGATTTCCCTTtgctttgtatgcaggaaactgtgaGCTCTTTGAAAGAACCTGTCGGCATTGTCTTCTCGGATGAACTGGGCGGGTTGTCGAAAGAATCGACTGAATCTGAGGGGCAAGGTGCGGGTAACTCTTCTGTTTGTTTCATTGCATCTTGTGTTTGTAGGTTCCCGGATTTGCAGAGTCTTTCGTAGAGATTTgcgttgttgttgctgttgttgttgttgacttTTTGTGTTCTGACTTCTGAGATCGTTGCACACAAACTGTCTTTAGAATTGCCATCGAGAAAGGCAGGGGAGCACAAGAGCTGCGTGCTCTCTGAAGTCACGGCGGCTGCTGATGGCATCGAAGTGCTCGAGCAAGTGCCGAGGCGGGAGGCACAGGATGGTGGCTTGGTGAGTACCGACTCAGAAGAGCAAGAGAAAACCACCGGATCACAGCAGCAATCATCTTCAGAGGTTGGTAGTTTTTAAGCTTTCTGTGCATCCTATCAAATTTTAGTTGAGTTGTCACCTGAGGATTAGTTTTCTGAGTTTTGGGACCATGGTTTGTCATTTAGCTTCAGGTTGCAAGCTGGAATTCGAAGATTGCATTATTAGAATTAATCAGTTAAGATCAAGCTTTGAAATCGGTTGGTAGGCGAAGCCTTTCTGTACTTATTACACCTAACCCCTTGATGGCCAGTACCTTCCTGGTTGGGATAAGAAGTTAAGAACATTCTGGCCTCTGGAGGGTTGTGATATCTTCCATTTTCTTGGGATAACAGGTCAAATCGTAGTGTCAACTGCCAATCTATGAAATGAGGAATACCATGAATAAACTTAACCGATAAAATTCAGATGTAAAGTATTAATTGGCTCACTTGCTTCATCAATTTAATGTCTGCAAAATGCTGCCATGGAGAACCTTAGGGTGAATACATAGCCCTTAGTTGATCTGTGGGTCTTAATGAAGCAAGTTTACATTAATCATTTTACAATGTCAATTACTGCTAGCAGTTGGAGTCAGTTGTCAGTTATAGGTATTGATCGTGTTCGTCAACAGCTATGGCACGTCTTTGGCTCAGTATGTTGTTCATTTCCTTCAGGATACTGATAAGCACATATATGAAAGTTCTGGATTCTTACTGATTTGGTTTCAGGGCCTGTTTTGTTTCATGCTTACATTTCCTGCCAAGTTTTGCCTTGACCTCCAATATCCTTTCCTTCCAATTTGTTAAATCAACTCTTAATATGGGATTTCATTATAGAACGTCATCTTAATGTAATAGATGCAATTTCTGACCAAATGGGGTTCAATACATTTATGTCGTGAAATATTCATCCATGCGCGGAAATCACATACTCCTAATGTTTTTCCCGAACTTGATTCTTCTATTTTACAGAATTTAATTTAATTGTTCTTCATGGATCTTGTGTGTTGCAGTTATGTTTGTTACATGGTTTCATCTTTATCACATGAACTCTTACAGGAAATTTTACTGGAGACTATGCCTAAACAGACATCTGACAAGTTTGTTGCGGAGAACTCCCTAACAGCTAGAACAGATGGTAAAACTAAAAGCTTTGTTTTGCCTGATACGCGGATCCGGAATATCAAGGATCAGTTAATCAAGGCAAAAGTCTACCTTGGCCTTGGATCCATTAGAGCAAATTCCCAGTACCTAAAAGACTTAAGGCAGAGGATACGAGAAGTCCAAAAGGTGCTTGGTGATGCATCTAAGGACACTGATCTACCAAAGAAGTAAGTTTCTCATCAGTTCAGTCCATTTGCTTCAAATTATAGCTTCAGTTTCATACCGTGCATAGAATCAGTGCATGCAATAATTATGGGACTTTTTCATATACTTGTTCAGTGCAAATGAGAAGGTTAAAGCACTGGAGCAGATGCTGATTAAGGGCAGACAGATGCAGGATGATTGTTCTATTGTTGTCAAAAAGCTTCGAGCTATGCTTCACTCAGCAGAGGAGCAGCTGCATGCACACAAGAAGCAGACTGTTTTTCTGACACAACTTGCAGCTAAAACCCTTCCTAAAGGTCTTCACTGCCTCCCCCTGAGGCTAGCTAACGAATACTTTTCATTGGATCCTGATCGGCAGCAGTTCCCAAACCAACATAAACTCACTAACCCAAAACTGTATCATTATGCCTTGTTCTCGGATAATATACTAGCAACAGCAGTTGTTGTAAATTCAACAGTGTTAAATGCCAAGGTATGTATGTTGAATACTTCAATATatgagtttaaaatttgaaagataGCTTGCATCATTCTTAATGGAATTATTTGGTTGCAGCATCCTTCTGATCATGTCTTCCACATAGTAACTGACAGACTGAATTATGCTCCAATGAGAATGTGGTTCCTTTCTAATCCTCCTGGAAAGGCAACAATTGAAGTACAGAACATTGGGGAGTTTACATGGCTAAATGACAGCTACAGTCCAGTGCTCAAACAACTTGGGTCTCAGTCCATGATTGATTACTACTTTGGAACAAATCGTGCAAACCcagattcaaatttgaaatacCGAAATCCAAAATATTTGTCAATCCTTAATCATTTGCGATTTTACTTACCTGAGATTTATCCAAAGCTTGACAAGATGGTCTTTCTTGATGATGATATAGTAGTAAAGAAGGATCTGACTGGCCTCTGGTCAATCAATATGAAGGGGAAGGTAAATGGTGCTGTCGAGACTTGTGGAGAGAGCTTCCATCGCTTCGATCGTTACCTGAATTTCTCAAATCATGTTATTGCCAAGAATTTTGACCCCCATGCTTGTGGTTGGGCTTTTGGAATGAATGTGTTTGATCTGGCTGAATGGAAGAGGCAGAACATAACCCAAATCTATCACTCATGGCAGAAGCTTGTAAGATGCTCACAACCTTCGTTTCACACTGGTTTATTTATCAAAGTTTATTTTTGATGTTTTAAACATATGTATGAAAATTAAATCTACTTCTGTTGCATGTGTGTAGTAGGGTTTTGTCTGTACTGAAGCTCAGTAGCGAGTAGGACTTTGAAGCTATACCTAGAAAGGATGTACTGGAAACGCCAACAACACTTTGAACTAAATCATCTGCAAAGTATTATTTATACTGTGGCCCTAGGAAAGAAATTTATTAAACATTGTGTATTTTTATTTAACTTCCATATTCAGTTTTCAGCTTACATTATGCAAAATTATAATTAACAAAACATCTTAGCTTGCATATTCTGTAGAAAAATACATATGCACAAACATAGAAAATTTGTTTCACAACTTTTAATAATTCAAGTGCCTTTGAATTCAGTCTGTTTTGTTCACTTTGTCATGTGTACCGACTATGATTGGTACTGAATAATTTAACCTGATcaaatacatgttacatcataTTTAACTGCAGAATCAAGACAGATCGCTTTGGAAACTTGGCACTCTCCCTCCAGGTTTGATCACATTCTGGAACAAGACATTCCCCCTCAGCCGGTCGTGGCATGTTCTTGGTCTAGGTTACAACCCCCATGTAAACAGCAGAGACATTGAACGTGCCGCAGTCATACATTACAATGGCAACATGAAGCCCTGGCTAGAGATTGGCCTGCCCAAGTTCCAAAGCTACTGGTCAAAGTATCTAGATTATGACCAACCTTTCCTGCAGGAATGCAACATCAATCCATAAAGGAAGATTGCACTTTCAATCCCATCTGACATAACCAAtagcttgtttttttttgtgctgATATGCTCTGTAGTCTAGTTAGCCTAATATTCATTGAATTCGCGTTTTAGATTCTGGTTGCTAATCAAATTGCTTCTTGTTAACCCCTCTGCATAATTGCAGATATAGTTGTAATGCTTGAAAGTACATGATTTAGAGCAAGAAACAAAAATGTAGTGGAACACCCTCGCCATTCTGTACTGAATAGTTCACTGCAGCTTTGGTCACCAGAAAGTTGAACTCAGTTCAAATGACAAATTGTATTCAACTGGATATCATATTGCACTCATCAGGTTGCCCCTCCTGTGGTCTGTTTTTGGTGGAAATGGAATGCTAGCTAAACATCAATGTTATACTGTCATTGTCCCATTGATCGTTACATCAACATTGTTCTCCAAAAGATCTTTTACTGGACATCATGACATGTTTCCATTAGATTAGCACCCAATATGCTGCATGCTTTACGCTTTTGTGCAGTGGTCAACCATCGTTGCTTATAGTTCAGACATGCCATTTTCTTCACGGCACAACAGTTTGTCTGCTCATATCACGAACAATTTACTGCAAAGTGTGGCCAACCAATTTTCCAATCTCTCGTGCCATCATAGCAGGCGATGAAACCTATACTACCCAGCTTTATGCAAAAAACGCATGCCATGgcaatatatttttgaaaaagttgGGAATGGAAATATAACAGGTAATTGAGATGGATGCTTCtggtaattaattatttagctGTCATCAAACAGAAAGCGCTAAAATTTAGTCATAAAATAGTTAGGAATCTTATCATGGTTCAGGACGTGACAAGGATTTTATGAGCAATAATTACTGAAAAAACCATCAAGAATTCAATCCACCCTTCGCTATTGTGCTCATAGCTTGTTGACTTCTTTCTATATAGGGATGTAGTAGTAACTTTTATGCTCTGCCGCTTGCCACCCTTTTATATCTACTTTCTTCTCGTTTTGTATAAATTAGTTAACTTTTATATGTGATGTATGACCGATTTCAATTTTGTCCCTAAGTGCTCAAAACTTGCTATAGGTAAAGGTCCTAACTTGGTATACATGCTAAACCTTGTCTTGCTTGCTTCTTCAAGAGCTGCCCCAAGTTGACCATGTTTgtagttagttttttttttgatgaatcCTTGATGTTAGTTGTTTGTATTTATTGCATCGTCACAAAATTGGAACGGGTGGAACAATTAAAATCGGCACATTTTTTTGTTAACATAATATTTTCTTTGAGATTTTGTTAGCATAATATTGATGGTGTGGGTATGTTTGGATGTGGAGCGAGATGCAGTCGATTGGGTCGTTGTTACAAGGCTCTGTGTATGCCAATACATGTAATTCAGTAAATTTTACTCCACCTCAGCAGAGGATGtattggtttttttttcttcttctgatgTAACGGTTTGCTAGTTACTAACTAATAAAAAACTATGATTTGTTTCCGATTCAACAAATCAAACATTGCTTGCTTTCAGGGTTATCTATCTACCCATAAGACCACAACTGGGGTGGAGACTGTCGCTTGGAGACCCCGGGTGTTTCTTTTTAACCCGCAAGGACTCTCAATTGCAGACTTGCAGTGCCTCCACTCCAAGGCAGTCGAGCCAGGCCGCAAAGAAAATTGGAGTTATGCTGCGGTGTGAAGAAAAGCAGCACAGAATCACCGTATTCAGTATCGGTCCAGATCATCAGAACTCTCTTCGGAAAAAGATCATCAGAATCTGCTACAAACCGGCAGAAAAAAATATCAGTAGCGGCCTGCTGACGGGTGCGCTGACGTCAGGGCTGGTCTTGGTGGTCATCCCATGGCGTGGAGGGCAGCCGCACCGCCCGTTCTCTCCTCCTCTGCATCATCAACCGCGACGTCCCTGCCTCAAGTTGCGGTCAGTCAGAAGAAGCTAGCGGGCGATCCGGTGTCGCCGGGCGTGACGGCATCTCGCTCGCTCGCCATCTCCCTCCAGTGTAGAAATTGTGCTCCGGGTTGGTTCCATTGGCAAAACAAAACGTCGTCTCCTTCCATTCGTCCAACGTCGCCGTCGCGGGGTGGACGACGAACAAAACGAAGCCTTTTGCTTGGGGGCACGGATGCGTGACAGCTTCACTGGTTTGAGTAAAGCGTGGTGCAAGGAGTCGTGTAGCGTAGCATAGGCCAGTAGTGAGTCGAGGGCACATGCtacaaccttttttttttttgaaaggatacAACCTCTTAATTTacgctctctctttttttataaaaaaaatacgcTCTCTCTAATCCTTCATCCTCTAGCTCAGAGTCACGTGCAAGCAAGAACAGGCTACGCGCGAAGGGCCCGAGCTTAGTTTCTGGTTACACGTCCGTTTTCTCttggattttatttttataCTCCCTATATATTGCAAAGGAAATCGTTTTCAATTTGTCTTAAGTCAAATATATTAAACTTTAACTACAAATAAAATTTTTAGGTTGAGTTTCAAAATATGAAAGTGATATAAGTAAATTTATCTTGAAATGTAGTTTCGTAAAAGTATATATATGTTgactatattttataaattttttataataaaaaattaataatcaaaattatttttaagaCCGTGTCGATGTTCAAAATAATTTCTTTTacagtatggagggagtactaccGTTTCTTTTTGGAGAAATAAAGTTAGTATAATAAAGCCATTCCCTTTCCAATTTTTTTGGTGCTCTATATAAAAACTGAAGATGTACTATGTATGCTGCCTTTTTGGACCGAGTGGGACACGCTGTATTCTAGTGTAAGTGTATAACAGTACTGGAACGAATACAATGAGCTTGTTTAGTTcgcaagattttttttaattttggtactgtaacacttttattattatttaataattaatgtctaattatagactaattaaatttaaaagattcatctcatcgtttatagttaaactgtgtaatgagttttttttcaactgcatttaattctCGACATATATATGTCTGAAGGTTCTATGTGATGGGtacttaagaaaaaaaaattgagattAAACATGACCATAATATAATATTGTCTGAACATGGTGGTTTCAGATCTCCGTCGCAGCAATAAATGAGGGAAAGGGAGCTCGCCTCAGTTGCTCGGCGTCGCTGTGCAGTGGCTGATGATTAGTATTGATTTATTGTGAAAGAAAAGTACTGTTGATTGGCCGATAGCTGCTGTTGGTTTGgtgtaataaaaaaatattgttggccGGATATAACGAACGGAGTCAGCTCAGAGTATAATAAAATCTGCCGGGCGGCCGTCGGCCTCCGGCTTGCCGTCGCGGCCACCGGCAGCCGAGCTCTCCTCTTCCGGCGCGCTTCCTTCGTCGTGCCCGTAATTAATTTTGAGGGATGCGTGCCGGACGAAAGCGCGAACAACCGGGCGCGGATGGTTCGAGGATGactgggcccacatgtcatccaCACAGGCTCGCCTAAGAGCAGGTGCTAAACTGGGAGTGTGACGTCTGATTAATGCTGGCGCTGTGCGCAGGAGGTCGGCACTTTCTTGACGCCGAAAGGGGCGACCTGCGGGGTCACATCACTGTTATTTTCCCAGCCGGTCCTCCAAAGGCTGCGTAATCACGTAAAGAAATGTGGATGATGGGCTTGGTCGGTGGTTCTTTGTAAGAGCAAGTTTTATGATCGGTTGCGAGCGAGGGGTGAGGTGGCATATATGGTGGCAGATCTCGCAAAAATTTAATGTCTAACAGATCCGTCAGCCAATAGCAGCAGCGGTAGCAGCTCTCCGCGGGCGCTGAGCGAGCGTATTGCATGACGcccacctctctctcttctcattTCTCTCTCTTCCACGTATATATCCACCCGTTCCCCCCCAACTATAATACATGCTCTAAGTTGTCATCCAGAAATGATTTACGACACATAAAAACAACAAGTAGGAGCAACATCGCAAATATGAGTCTTTAtccttttttaagaaaaaattgtataagactatttttttaaaatagtaTAAATCGAGACCCTCACAAACGCACGCACATTCACCCCTATAAATACATACATGCAATCCTATATGAGCATCTCTGAGATATTAAGTCAGTATATCCTCGAGATTGATGGAATCACCACTGGCATCGCGCTATCGACAGACACGTCGTCTACCACCAAAAGAATATCAATGCCAGACtacttgatttcatcaaaattTTAGCAAATGAAAATCTGATATGTAAAGAAATTATTTTGGCACAGAGGGTTTACTAATATATCAAAGTCCCATACAAACACAATTTCCTCATGATCGCAACTTAAAATCAAAAGCATTCACATTTGTCTTGTAAGAAGGGTTGTACTACAAAGGTTGTACAGCTAAACCTGTTAACCAAAAAATATAGAGCGTACATAAGCAATCCAAATTACCATGCAAATCCTATTGTCAAAATGGTGACAATTTTACCCAAGAAACCGTACTATATATTGATAGGAAAACTTATATGTTTTTAACTTCGACACTAACATACAAAAACTATATTTATAGACATGTTTTTAACTTCGACACTAACATACGAAAACTATATTTATGGACATCATAACATTTAATAGTTTCTTTAAAAGATACTTTTAATATTGTAGATTTTCCTCACATATTAATCTTTTACACACTTAATAAAAAGTGTCAGCCACTGTATCAGTATTTTaacatatattttatttt
This window of the Panicum virgatum strain AP13 chromosome 1K, P.virgatum_v5, whole genome shotgun sequence genome carries:
- the LOC120701380 gene encoding probable galacturonosyltransferase 4 codes for the protein MAHHVLLLLLLLLSLAAAAAVAAADADADADAEDPLIRQAVPGGDDNDRDLNAESHFLSFVQRFGKSYKDADEHAYRLSVFKSNLRRARRHQLLDPSAEHGITKFSDLTPAEFRRTYLGLRKSRRALLRELGGSAHEAPVLPTDGLPEDFDWRDHGAVGPVKNQGAHYLATGKLEVLSEQQFVDCDHEGRGVKANKLNALPLETVSSLKEPVGIVFSDELGGLSKESTESEGQELPSRKAGEHKSCVLSEVTAAADGIEVLEQVPRREAQDGGLVSTDSEEQEKTTGSQQQSSSEEILLETMPKQTSDKFVAENSLTARTDGKTKSFVLPDTRIRNIKDQLIKAKVYLGLGSIRANSQYLKDLRQRIREVQKVLGDASKDTDLPKNANEKVKALEQMLIKGRQMQDDCSIVVKKLRAMLHSAEEQLHAHKKQTVFLTQLAAKTLPKGLHCLPLRLANEYFSLDPDRQQFPNQHKLTNPKLYHYALFSDNILATAVVVNSTVLNAKHPSDHVFHIVTDRLNYAPMRMWFLSNPPGKATIEVQNIGEFTWLNDSYSPVLKQLGSQSMIDYYFGTNRANPDSNLKYRNPKYLSILNHLRFYLPEIYPKLDKMVFLDDDIVVKKDLTGLWSINMKGKVNGAVETCGESFHRFDRYLNFSNHVIAKNFDPHACGWAFGMNVFDLAEWKRQNITQIYHSWQKLNQDRSLWKLGTLPPGLITFWNKTFPLSRSWHVLGLGYNPHVNSRDIERAAVIHYNGNMKPWLEIGLPKFQSYWSKYLDYDQPFLQECNINP